DNA from Rhodothermales bacterium:
TCGCCCCGGTCCCTTCTTCGGCGTGGCCCAGTCGAGCGCCGACAGCGCCACGTCGCGACCGTCGCGAACGATGTGGACGAAGCGGGCACGCGGGAACAGCCCGTGCAGAACCGGGATGTGCCGCGCATAGTCCGGCGTCTTCTCACCGGCGAGCGGCTTCTGCCTTTTTCGACCGAACGTGTCGTACAGGCGACTGACGAATGTGCTGTAAGTGTGGGAGTCCGCAGCGGCTGCATCCAGGTCGTCTCTCGTCAGACCCAACCGGTTGAAGCGATGATACGCCCACACCTTCTCGGCGAGCTCCGGCGTCAGCTCGGGATTCGCCTCTCCCATTCCCGCCAGTGCGCGCGGAATGAAGTGCGTATCGTTCGCCACGGCCAACAGCGGATGACTATCCAGCATACGTTGCAGCAGCGTGGTCCCGGAGCGAGGGCATCCGACGACGAAGACGTACGGGTTGTCCGACACGGTCTGTCCATGTTGTAATGATGCACTCATGCGGCCGCCCCGTCTGCAAATCCTTGTTGCTGAAGACGATAGAGGCGTGCATAGCTGTCCCCATTCGCCAGGAGCGTTTCGTGCGACGCATTCTCGAGAACTCTTCCCTCCTCCACGTACACAACTCGATCTGCACGGGCGGCAAGATCCA
Protein-coding regions in this window:
- a CDS encoding sulfotransferase; this translates as MSASLQHGQTVSDNPYVFVVGCPRSGTTLLQRMLDSHPLLAVANDTHFIPRALAGMGEANPELTPELAEKVWAYHRFNRLGLTRDDLDAAAADSHTYSTFVSRLYDTFGRKRQKPLAGEKTPDYARHIPVLHGLFPRARFVHIVRDGRDVALSALDWATPKKGPGRWTLWDSHPVATCALWWRWQIEGALEARLLLGPDVVYEVLYEDLVAAPETQLRRIARFLDLEYDSAMEQYNRGKIRQDSNASAKSAWLSPTSGLRDWRQQMAPDDVSVFQALAGDLLNALGYETTTSAAGGPVARVSEECQSWWNECDGKPATRRRADRRLTTTEGS